The genomic segment TCGATCAAATACAGATTCGGAAAAGCCGGATTGTGGTAGACTCCCCTGATCTTCGACGTATGAAGAAGCGGCTGCACCGGCATGTGCTCGGAGTAAACCAGAGAAAACTCGTTAATCAATACCTGCAAGGTTGCATCCTTCGATCCATCGTTGACCACGAGCACCTCGTAGCGGGGATAGTTCAAGGATAAGAGCGACCTGACATTTTCAATAATCGTGAGCTCCTCATTGTATGCTGGCACGAGAATCGAAATCGGCGGAACGTGCTCAGAGCCTGAAAGTGTCTGGAATCTCGAATAGATGGAGCTTTTTAAAATCCCCATGATGCTCTTGAACGAGAACAGCATGATGATGAAGTACAAAGAGTTGATCGCGATGACGTAATAGACCGCAAATACTCCGTAGTAAAGTAGAAAATCTCTCATGGCAGCCTCCTTTCGCTCTATCTTTCCAGTGCCTGAACCGTGGAGATTGTTTTGCGATACGACTTGCGGTACAGATGCAGCTTTTCGTTGTATTGCACGAGCTTCTCTGTCGCTGTCGCACTCTGTAGAACCAGCTTCTCCTTTTCCAGCTCCTCCTGGATCACTTGATGAGCCATCTCGCTCTTATGACCGTTTCTCTCTTCCTGCAAAATTTCACACAGGGCGGCAAAGCCTTCGACCTCTAGCTGCGCCAGGCTTCGTGCACTGTGATGACGAACCCACCAGTTCGCATCGCCCACCGCTTTTTTCAGCAGGGGGATGTACGAAAGCAATTTCAGTGAGCCAATTGCCTTGGCTGCCATTGCCCGAATTTCCCAATCTTTGTGGTTCATAAAATCCGTGACTGTCTGCTCATTCATATAGCGGATATCCCGACACATGAGCTTGACTGCCTTGATTCGGACTTCCTTGTCAGGCGATTGAATGAGCTGGTATAGCGCAGGCTCAATGCCGGGCTGGACATGAACGGTGTAGCCAATCAGTCCGATTTTGACCAGTTCAGCGTCGGATTCTTGTAAAAACTGTGCAAAAAGCGGTGCCGTATCCAGCTGCGAATCACTGATGATGTCCACGATAAGCTGGTGGACATTTTTCTTCGCTCCGACAACGTGGGTCACCATTTCCCGCAAATCTTCTGTATTGCGTGCACATTTGGCGACGGAGCGCGCAATGATAAAAACACTGATATCATTTGTGTTTTTTTGCAGGAGGGTTAAGAGAGCAGGTACGGCGAGCTTGGAGCGCATGATTCCCAAATTGTAGGCGGCATCCACTCTCGTCCATTTCCACCAGCCATTTAGTCTTTGCATGTCCAGCTCTACGAGTCCCAAATCCTCGCAGAGCCAGATCAGCTTGTCCCGATGGATGCCTGTGACCCGCTCCATCAGCTCAAACAGCTTTTTCTGAATGATTTGCTTTTCTTTTTGCGTCACATCGCCATAAGGCACTTGCAAGCGCTCCTCTTCCTCCCCGTGTGCTTGCAGGTAAACGAAGTAGTCGCGATATTTTTCCAGACAACGCATGGTCTGTTTCTCCACCGAAATGTTGCGCAGCTTCAGTGCGAACAAGACAAGCAAGCCTAGTACTGTCAATCCACATAGCGCGTACAGAAAAACAATTGCCGTCGCCAATGGTGTTTGCACGTTTGCCACTCTCCTATCCAATCAAGGCTGAGTCCCGATCTTCACCGGAGCCTCAATCTCATGGAATGCTTTTTTTAGTATGGAATAGCTTTGTTTTTTGCGTTCGTGATAGCCGACCTGCTCCCAGCCTTGCCATGTATACATCGGGAGCTTTGTCACTGCATGCGTCTTTTGCCCGACGATTTGTTTGGTCGCTGTATCTACCAGGAGCGGCAGGATGCGAATGCCTTTCGTCGTCTTCGTCATGAAGCTTTTGCCGTCATCTTCATAGCTCATGACGGACAAGGAGCTCGGGTCTGTAAATCCAAGCAGCATCCACGGTACTCTCAGCTCAACCACTTTGCCCTTCGCTTGCCAGGCGGTTCGTGAGTCGTACTGCGGGTCTTGGGCATCTGTCGTTCCCCGGATCAGTTTGCCGACCTCGACTTCCTCCAGCGGATAGTACTTCTTGCTGTCTGGCGGCTCCATCTCCAGGCTAACGGCCAGCTTCCACGGCTTGAAGATTCCGGAATTGTCTTTTTTCTCCTCTTCCTTGACCGCAAGCATGCGGTAGCGTTTTCCGTATAAGCGTGCATGAAAGTCGTAATTGGCAGCGATTTGAATCTGGCTTTCGTCTGCTTTTCCCAACGCGATCAGCGTCTCTAGCCCCTCATCCAGCGTTAGGCCGGGAAGCTGTGCCGCATGCTTGTTCCCGCCAGGAAGCGTATCGACGCCCACATAGAGCTGTTGTTTTGCCGGGTCAAACTCTTCCTTCAATTGAGCAAGAAAATAGACGTACCCTTCATCATGTGTCATCCAGATTTCGTCGACGCCTGGGACTTGAACATCGAGGCGTTGCTTCTCTTCCGGCACGAGTTGATCCCAATCTGTGCGATTCCCATCGATGGTCAGCACGCCTTCTTTGTTCGGATACATGCCAAGGACTCCAAACAGAGACTCGTTGGTCAAAACGTTGATCCACAAGGAGCGCCGGTCTTCCGGCAACTCAAAGCGCATCGTGTTCCACGTTTTTTTGAACCACTCGTCCTGCCAGACGAATACGATTGCTCCCGCATACCCTTCCTGATGAATTTCTTGCAAAAGCTCGACATCGACCTCTCCCTGCTGCTTTTCTGAATGACCACCCTGATTGCGCCCCAAATTTCCCAGATGGGCGACTCCCACCGATGCCGGGACCCCGAATTCCGTCACCATGATCGGCATGTTTTTGTGATACTGCTTCAGTTGTCGCAAATACGCTTTGTACGTATCGATTTGCCCTGCATCGTTCTTCACTTGTTGCAGGGTAGTGTCGTAGCGGAAGAAATCCGGATAATACGGGTACACGTGATAGGAAGCGAAGTAGCCCGCCTCCCACTGCGTTGGCTCTATATGGGTAGGATCGACACTGACCAAATCTTCGTGATGGATCGGTTCTCCCGGATGCGATAAGGGATCTGTAGTCACCCAATTGGTGAAGGTCATCGGATGCTGCCAACCGTACTTGCTCTCTTCCATTGCCACCGTATCCACCATTTCAGCAAGCCATGTCTCAAAAGCGGTTGCATTTGGCGTGGCGTGGAAGTACTTCCCTTGATAGGGAGCAACTTTTTGATGCAGGCGGTTGGTGTTTTGCACCATCACGGGGTCCCACTCGGTCCCTGTGTGCCAGCCGATCAAGTATTTACCTGCATTGGCACGGTATGTACCACTTGCCTTTCCCGGTTTTTCCGGCAGAGTAATGTCTCCGTAGACAGCGCCGACTGCGTCCTTGATTTCCTGACGAAACTCTTCGCGAATCTCTGGCAGATAGGCGTCTTTCTTTTCAATCAACAGCTCTTCTGGACTCCAAATGCCCTGCATCAAATAGAGAGGGGCCCCTTCTTTTCGCCGATTGTAGTCGACCAATGCTTCATAAAAGACAGGAGAATGGATGGTATACACACGAATGACGTTCGCTCCCATCTCGTCGATCATTGCGAACCAGCGCATGTAATCCTCTCTTGTTATCGGAAGCTCACCCGGATAATGACCCGGTAACGATGCCCCCAAATTGACGCCTTTCGCAAAAAAGGGCTGCCATTTCTGATTCTGATAGACTTCGAACAGCTCGCCATTTGCGCGAAATTTTAATTGAGCACCTGTAGTCGTCTCCATGCTTTCGACACGATCTGCTGCCCAAAACCACCAGAAGGCACTTGCCCCTACCACGATCAGCATGGTTAGGCTCATCCAGCGCCATCTTCTCTTCTTTGTTGGCTCCATTTCTCGTCAACCTCCGATATGTTGCCACGTCACAGTCATTGTAAACATAGGGAGCAAATCGTTCCCATAGACAAAATTCACTATTGTGTCTTTTTCAGATTTGTCATGAAAATGTAATGTTGGGACGGATTCACCTCCAACGTCCTACGTTTTTTGGAAGGAAGTCCTGCAACCGGGACGGTCTTC from the Brevibacillus brevis genome contains:
- a CDS encoding HEAT repeat domain-containing protein, which translates into the protein MQTPLATAIVFLYALCGLTVLGLLVLFALKLRNISVEKQTMRCLEKYRDYFVYLQAHGEEEERLQVPYGDVTQKEKQIIQKKLFELMERVTGIHRDKLIWLCEDLGLVELDMQRLNGWWKWTRVDAAYNLGIMRSKLAVPALLTLLQKNTNDISVFIIARSVAKCARNTEDLREMVTHVVGAKKNVHQLIVDIISDSQLDTAPLFAQFLQESDAELVKIGLIGYTVHVQPGIEPALYQLIQSPDKEVRIKAVKLMCRDIRYMNEQTVTDFMNHKDWEIRAMAAKAIGSLKLLSYIPLLKKAVGDANWWVRHHSARSLAQLEVEGFAALCEILQEERNGHKSEMAHQVIQEELEKEKLVLQSATATEKLVQYNEKLHLYRKSYRKTISTVQALER